One genomic segment of Saprospiraceae bacterium includes these proteins:
- a CDS encoding DUF3078 domain-containing protein — MKNLMFTTLAMCLALFASAQTDEQKAAQEKARMDQLSSSTNLEEKEGWTRTAAIGLDLGQLLNINPYLGAGNSRLGLGGAFQYKAALKKGLTSWKNDILFNFSAEKTGSGLVSAGSDEKVPFRKALDMLQLNSNLAFKTSKASAWSYAFDFGLRSQLFNSYVDSATQLIYMKELNEGNYNTKLVSKLFSPALITFAPGIQYSKSKDWQIFISPAAGQLLFISDQKIANLGVHGTPLKEGSTTEYETSKFALGAFVKAGYTHKYFDKLNVASELSLFSDYLDQPQHIDVVWMNNIGIELFKGFHLNLKADLYYDHDKINNISDGNAVGGIQGTGRRINVIEQLLVTYTRRI, encoded by the coding sequence ATGAAAAATCTGATGTTTACCACTTTGGCGATGTGCCTCGCTTTGTTTGCATCCGCTCAGACCGATGAGCAGAAAGCAGCACAGGAAAAAGCAAGAATGGATCAATTAAGCAGCTCGACAAACCTGGAAGAAAAAGAAGGATGGACCCGCACAGCTGCCATTGGACTGGATCTTGGACAATTGTTGAACATCAATCCTTATTTGGGAGCAGGAAACAGCCGTCTGGGATTAGGTGGTGCCTTTCAATATAAAGCAGCCCTTAAAAAGGGCCTGACCAGCTGGAAAAATGATATCTTATTTAATTTTTCAGCTGAAAAAACCGGTTCCGGACTGGTGAGCGCGGGCTCCGATGAAAAAGTTCCTTTCAGAAAGGCACTGGACATGTTGCAATTGAATTCAAATCTTGCTTTTAAAACTTCGAAGGCATCTGCCTGGTCTTATGCATTTGATTTCGGTTTGAGAAGTCAGTTGTTCAACAGTTACGTAGATTCAGCAACGCAGCTGATTTACATGAAGGAATTAAATGAAGGCAATTACAACACCAAACTGGTATCCAAATTGTTCTCACCGGCACTGATCACATTCGCTCCTGGAATTCAATATTCAAAAAGCAAAGACTGGCAGATTTTTATTTCACCCGCAGCCGGACAATTGCTTTTTATCAGCGATCAAAAAATTGCCAATTTGGGTGTTCACGGCACCCCTTTGAAAGAAGGAAGTACAACGGAATACGAAACCAGCAAATTCGCATTGGGTGCATTTGTCAAAGCCGGTTATACGCATAAATATTTCGATAAACTGAACGTAGCCAGCGAACTGAGTTTGTTTTCCGATTACCTCGACCAGCCCCAACACATCGATGTAGTCTGGATGAACAATATTGGTATTGAGCTCTTCAAAGGATTTCATCTCAACCTCAAAGCAGACCTCTACTACGATCACGACAAAATTAACAACATCAGCGACGGCAATGCGGTAGGCGGCATCCAAGGTACCGGCAGAAGAATCAATGTGATTGAGCAATTGCTGGTGACCTATACGAGAAGAATATAG
- a CDS encoding outer membrane lipoprotein-sorting protein, whose product MFASGLAAQSAKDIVRKADEHARGKTSMAHMTIQTIRPKWSREMTMKTWGKGNDLAMILITAPVKDKGIVFLKRKKEVWNWIPSIERNIKMPPSMMSQSWMGTDFTNDDLVKEASILEDYEHTLVKDSLIDDRICYKIHLQPKPQAAVIWGGIDLFIDKKNDVILHAHYFDEEGRLVNTMHASGLKNLGGRLLPARLEMIPADKKGHKTVLIYNSLTFDKAIEDAFFTSQNMSKLQ is encoded by the coding sequence ATGTTCGCTTCTGGACTCGCGGCACAGTCTGCCAAAGACATCGTCAGAAAAGCCGACGAGCATGCACGTGGAAAAACTTCGATGGCCCATATGACCATTCAAACCATTCGCCCTAAATGGTCGCGCGAAATGACGATGAAAACCTGGGGTAAAGGCAATGATCTGGCTATGATCCTCATCACCGCTCCGGTTAAGGACAAAGGCATTGTTTTTCTCAAGCGAAAAAAGGAAGTGTGGAACTGGATTCCTTCCATCGAGCGGAATATTAAGATGCCTCCATCTATGATGAGCCAGAGTTGGATGGGTACGGATTTTACAAACGACGACCTGGTCAAAGAAGCATCCATCCTGGAAGATTACGAGCATACTCTGGTAAAAGACAGCCTGATTGACGATAGAATCTGTTATAAAATCCATCTTCAACCCAAACCACAGGCGGCTGTGATCTGGGGCGGAATTGATTTGTTCATCGACAAAAAAAATGATGTGATCCTGCACGCCCATTATTTCGATGAAGAAGGCAGGCTGGTCAATACGATGCATGCATCCGGTTTAAAAAATTTGGGAGGACGCCTTCTGCCGGCACGACTGGAGATGATTCCCGCAGATAAAAAAGGACATAAAACCGTTTTGATTTACAATTCACTTACATTTGACAAAGCTATCGAGGATGCCTTTTTTACCAGTCAAAATATGAGCAAGCTTCAATGA
- a CDS encoding ABC transporter permease codes for MILKLIWRNLWRNSRRTLITTASITFAVLFSILMQSFQTGAFDNLIRNVVGYYSGYIQIHKNGYWNDRILDNGFYWEDSLQQIIGQYPSITGIAPRLETFVLASNGAHTKGCMLVGTDPDQENKLSHLKNKLTSGSYFSESEESILLAEGLAERFDIQSGDTLVLFGQGYHGALAAGKYKVSGIVKLASPAMNDGFIYLPLKTTQSFLSAENLLSSISLQLSDPLEMKTLVQGLQSKLGEEYETMDWETMMPEISNHIKADGVSFYVFSGVLYLIIGFGFFGTILMMTAERRKEFGMLISIGMKKMRLGLMLFGETLLMTLLGILIGMALSLPLVIYLNKHPLQFTGEMARAYEEFGFEPIIPTAIDPNIFFTQSLIVLCLAFVIGLYPIWHIQKMDGVKALRN; via the coding sequence ATGATTCTCAAACTGATCTGGAGAAATTTGTGGCGCAACAGCAGACGCACGCTCATCACTACGGCATCCATCACCTTTGCAGTTTTGTTTTCCATCCTGATGCAATCGTTTCAGACGGGTGCATTCGATAATTTGATTCGCAACGTGGTGGGTTATTATTCCGGATATATACAGATCCATAAAAACGGATATTGGAATGATCGCATTTTGGACAATGGTTTTTACTGGGAGGATTCATTGCAACAAATTATCGGTCAGTATCCAAGCATCACGGGTATTGCGCCCAGGCTTGAAACTTTTGTACTCGCATCCAATGGGGCTCACACCAAAGGGTGTATGCTGGTCGGCACAGATCCGGACCAGGAAAATAAACTCAGTCATCTCAAAAATAAATTGACCTCTGGTTCTTATTTTTCTGAATCTGAAGAATCCATATTGCTTGCAGAAGGATTGGCAGAGCGGTTTGATATCCAAAGCGGAGATACGCTGGTTCTGTTTGGGCAAGGCTACCACGGTGCACTCGCCGCAGGCAAATACAAAGTGTCGGGCATCGTAAAGCTCGCTTCTCCGGCCATGAACGATGGCTTCATCTATTTACCCTTGAAAACAACACAGTCCTTTTTGAGTGCCGAAAATTTATTGAGTTCGATTTCTTTGCAACTCAGCGATCCCTTAGAAATGAAAACACTGGTGCAAGGTCTTCAATCAAAATTAGGCGAGGAATACGAGACGATGGATTGGGAAACGATGATGCCGGAAATTTCCAATCACATCAAAGCTGATGGCGTTTCCTTTTACGTGTTCTCCGGAGTGTTGTATCTCATCATTGGTTTTGGTTTTTTCGGCACCATCCTCATGATGACTGCAGAGCGGAGAAAAGAATTTGGAATGTTGATTTCCATTGGAATGAAAAAAATGCGACTTGGATTGATGTTGTTCGGAGAAACGCTGCTCATGACTCTGCTTGGCATTCTCATCGGAATGGCCTTAAGTCTTCCCCTGGTCATTTACTTAAATAAACATCCACTCCAATTTACCGGAGAAATGGCCCGGGCTTATGAGGAATTTGGCTTTGAACCCATCATTCCCACAGCCATAGACCCGAATATT
- a CDS encoding M28 family peptidase: MGFGRIKRTHFIIFYLCVGSFSLTGQQKSEEDDAFMIKSFFEQALDGQIAYKWLHYLSEHIGGRIAGSPQSLAAVEFTAQVMDSLGTDTVFRLPCTVNYWYRGEKEKARIVNHAAFGSLELKCLALGGSGSTGPDGLAAEVIEFKSLDDLRAAGDKVKGKIVFLSRAFDNKHLRTFNAYGSAVDQRVFGPDLASKMGAAACIIRSMTGRTDDWPHTGVTIFKDSSKVIPALALSTKSADVLSQCLASGPTQVYLKATCENRGPKESYSVVGEIKGSKYPEEIILVGGHLDSWDVGGGAHDDGAGCVHSMEVMYLLNRLGYKPLRTIRCVLFQNEENGLAGGLSYAKFSNTNKEFHLAAIESDAGGFTPQGFGFDGESKLLERFKKVIPQWESLLGPYNITFSPGGGGADIGPLKSQGGMLIGLRPDSQRYFDYHHTEQDRIEAVHPRELALGSAAMASLVYLIDKYGIR, encoded by the coding sequence ATGGGGTTTGGCCGAATAAAGCGGACCCATTTTATAATTTTTTATCTATGCGTTGGATCTTTTAGCTTAACCGGCCAACAAAAATCTGAAGAAGACGATGCCTTCATGATTAAAAGCTTTTTTGAACAGGCTTTGGATGGGCAAATTGCTTACAAATGGCTGCATTATCTATCGGAGCATATAGGTGGGCGGATAGCAGGTTCTCCTCAAAGTCTGGCAGCTGTCGAATTTACGGCACAGGTTATGGACAGTCTAGGGACCGATACCGTGTTCAGGCTGCCCTGTACGGTGAATTACTGGTATCGCGGGGAAAAAGAGAAGGCACGCATTGTAAACCACGCGGCCTTTGGAAGTCTGGAGCTGAAATGTCTGGCATTGGGTGGATCCGGGAGTACCGGACCGGATGGATTGGCTGCCGAAGTGATTGAATTTAAGTCGCTTGATGATTTGCGGGCAGCAGGCGATAAAGTAAAAGGAAAGATCGTATTTCTTAGCCGGGCTTTCGACAACAAACATTTGCGAACTTTTAATGCATACGGATCGGCTGTGGATCAACGCGTGTTTGGCCCCGATCTGGCCTCTAAAATGGGTGCAGCGGCATGCATCATCAGGTCGATGACGGGAAGAACCGACGACTGGCCGCACACCGGGGTCACCATTTTTAAGGATTCTTCCAAAGTAATTCCGGCATTAGCACTGTCTACAAAATCAGCTGATGTATTAAGCCAATGTCTTGCATCCGGTCCCACTCAAGTTTATCTGAAAGCTACCTGCGAAAATCGCGGACCGAAAGAAAGTTATAGTGTTGTCGGTGAGATCAAGGGATCCAAATACCCCGAAGAAATCATACTGGTAGGCGGCCACCTCGATTCCTGGGATGTAGGAGGTGGTGCGCACGACGACGGAGCCGGATGCGTGCACAGCATGGAGGTCATGTATTTATTGAATCGACTGGGTTACAAGCCCTTGCGGACGATTCGATGTGTCCTTTTTCAAAATGAAGAAAACGGACTGGCAGGTGGGCTTTCTTATGCCAAGTTTTCTAATACGAACAAAGAATTTCATCTCGCTGCCATAGAGTCTGACGCCGGTGGATTCACTCCACAAGGATTTGGCTTTGATGGGGAAAGCAAATTATTGGAGCGATTTAAAAAAGTCATACCTCAATGGGAATCGTTGTTGGGCCCATATAACATAACTTTTTCACCGGGTGGAGGCGGAGCCGATATTGGACCGTTAAAAAGCCAGGGGGGAATGTTGATCGGATTAAGACCCGACAGTCAGCGATATTTCGATTACCACCACACCGAACAGGACCGGATTGAAGCCGTACACCCGAGGGAGTTGGCATTGGGTTCTGCGGCCATGGCCAGCCTGGTTTATCTAATCGACAAATATGGAATCCGTTGA
- a CDS encoding AAA family ATPase, with amino-acid sequence MSSYIDIESLNQQILIESAFIEKLQNQQKEIVVGQQYMLDRLLLGLLTKGHILLEGLPGLAKTLAIKTLAQSIDASFSRIQFTPDLLPADILGTLVYNPADHQFSVRKGPIFANFILADEINRAPAKVQSALLEAMQEKQVTIGKETFQLEEPFLVLATQNPIEQEGTYPLPEAQTDRFMMKVVVNYPAFEEERQIVRRNLNEQVLQKPEVVVHPDDILKARKSVLKVYMDERIEKYLLSLVFATRNPENYQLKELSSYIEYGASPRASIFLAHASKAHAFMQHRGFVIPEDVQHVSRDILRHRIGLSYEAEAEDVNQDEIISKILSKIEVP; translated from the coding sequence ATGTCCTCATATATTGATATCGAGTCTTTAAATCAGCAGATCCTCATTGAAAGTGCGTTCATTGAGAAGTTGCAGAACCAACAAAAAGAAATTGTAGTCGGCCAGCAATACATGCTCGACAGGTTATTGCTGGGCTTGCTCACAAAAGGCCATATATTACTGGAGGGATTGCCCGGTTTGGCAAAGACTTTAGCGATCAAAACTTTGGCCCAGTCGATTGATGCCAGTTTCAGCAGGATCCAGTTTACTCCCGACCTCCTGCCCGCGGATATTCTCGGTACCCTGGTTTACAATCCGGCAGATCACCAGTTTTCCGTCAGAAAGGGACCCATTTTTGCCAATTTTATTTTGGCCGATGAGATCAACCGAGCACCGGCAAAAGTTCAATCGGCTTTACTGGAAGCCATGCAGGAAAAACAAGTCACCATTGGCAAAGAAACCTTTCAACTGGAAGAACCCTTCCTGGTTCTGGCGACACAGAATCCAATTGAGCAAGAAGGGACTTACCCTCTGCCGGAAGCTCAAACCGACCGGTTTATGATGAAGGTCGTCGTAAACTACCCGGCTTTTGAAGAAGAAAGACAAATTGTACGGAGGAATCTCAATGAGCAGGTTCTGCAAAAACCCGAAGTGGTCGTTCACCCCGATGATATTCTGAAAGCCAGAAAATCCGTTCTCAAGGTTTATATGGACGAACGCATCGAAAAATACTTGTTAAGTCTGGTCTTTGCGACGAGAAATCCGGAGAACTACCAATTAAAGGAACTATCCTCCTACATCGAATACGGTGCCTCTCCGCGTGCCAGCATTTTTCTGGCTCACGCAAGTAAAGCACATGCATTTATGCAACATAGAGGATTCGTCATACCCGAGGACGTACAGCATGTTTCCAGAGATATCCTTCGCCATCGCATAGGATTGAGTTATGAAGCGGAAGCGGAAGATGTCAACCAGGACGAAATTATTTCGAAAATCTTATCCAAAATTGAAGTCCCTTAG